From the Exiguobacterium marinum DSM 16307 genome, the window AGGTGGCGAGGCCGTCTTCAAGATGTCTCCACAGTCGATCGGAAAAGTGATCGATGTCCGTCTCGTCGACGCGAGCGGCAACATCAGTGAGACGACGCGTGCGATCGTCGCAGAAGACCCGGAAGCACGTCCTGACGCACCGGTCATCAAACCGTTGACGGAGACATCGCGCGAAGTGCGTGTCCTCGGGGAGCCGGGACAATACGTCGAGCTCACGATCGGCGACAAGACGTATAAAGGGAAGTTCGATGCGAACGGTCTCTATCGTCGTGGGATTGTAGCTCAACCTGCTTACTCGTGGCTCTCGGCGAAGACGGTCACGACGAAAGGTGCGACGAGCGACATGTCAAAACGTAGCGTCTACAAAGACCGGTACGCACCGAAACCGGCAACGTTGACGAAATCGGTGACGGCATCGATGCGTGGCGTTTACGGGAAAGCTGAACCATATTCGACTGCCATCGTCACAATCGGCAGCAAAACGTACACGGCACCGGTCATGTCACACGGTGGGTTCATCGTCCCGATCCCTGCTCAAAAGATGGGACAGAAGATGTCACTCGTCATCCGCGACGGTGCAGGCAACGTCAGTAAACCAAAAGCGATCACGGTGCAACATGCACTCTATCACAACTTCCACCGTGTCTATATTGAAGGTATGAAGTTGACGCTTCATAAAGAAGCATTTCGTTCAAGTGGTGACACGCGCTACGCCGAGACGTTCGCACCGGCCTTTCTCGGTCATCCATCTAAATCAAACCTGAACTTCCTGCTCAACTACTTTGCGGAAGATGGGGAAGTCGCAGGGTTTGAGAAGATGACACTCCGCGTTGGGCGCGCGACATACTCACAAAACATCTCAGAAGATGATGTGACGTACGAAATGTATGATGACGGTTCGATTGAAGAGTCGTTCCTCTTCGACCCGAGCACGAAACTCATCAACTTCGTCGACAAGTACGTCCGTCCGGAAAACCGGATCGTCGTCACAATCGAAGGTAGCGAATACGATGTAGAGTTTAAGTTAGCAGGTGCTGAAAAACGCGCCTTCATCCAATCGCTTCAATACGCAGGATACTAATTGAGGGACCGGTGGAGACACCGGTCTTTTGTATGCGAAGATCTCTCTCCTTATAGGAAGAAAGACGATTCGACGAATAGATTGAAACATTGTCGAAACATTTTTGTTACGCTTTTGAAACATGAACCGATAATTATCGTAGAACGATGTGGGGTACATGCCTCAACACATATGAAAGAGGGGAAAACATGAAAGCACGATTCAAGCAGTTCGTGGCGATGGTGACGGTTCTCGTCCTCGTCCTTTCGTTCTTGCCGCCAGCACTCGCTGACAGTGGAAACGGGATGACCAATGCCACATTACTCACTCCGGGGGAAGCGGTCGAGTTCACGACCGATACGGAGCCGGTAAACACGTATTGGTTCAAGATGGAACGAGAGACGTCCGCGATGACACATATGGAAGTCACGTTCGAATCTTCGAAGCTCGCGAACATCAGCGTCTACCCGAGCGCCGACATGGCGGCGAAGGATGAGACGTTCGACCGTTACCGCGCGAGCGCGACGAAGGAAGAGAAAGAACAGACGGCCAAGATCGATTTCCCGTTCGCATGGGAAGGTCCATACTACATCAAGGTCGAGTATATGCCGATGGAACTCGGCGAAGAGATGATGGACATGCCGACAGAAGAGGTACCGGAAGGGGAAGAGCCACCGGCACCAGACCTCTCGATGTTCGCGTCAGACATCAAGCTCGTCGTCAACCCGGTCAAGCTCCCGGTCAAATACGAGCAGGTCGGCGGCGACATGTGTGCCGTCGAATCGATCGTCCAACCGGCACCGGAACGTGACTCGATGCTCAAGCTCATCCGTCGCGTCCAAAGTGAAGTACTCGGCACGTCACAGGAAGGTCGCGACTTGTCGGCCCTTTACTACCGTGCCTCACCGTATATCGTCAAGGCGATCACGTTTGACGGCGAGAAGCGCAAAGCTGCCCTCACCGACTTGAAGACGCTCCGTCCGTTGTTGACGGCACTCGTTGACAAGAAGGCGTATACGCTCAAAACCCAGGACGCCTCGGCGATCAACCGTCTCCACGCCTTGGTCGACGCAAGCGTACCGACCGCGTTGCAAGGCGAAATCGGCGAGATCGCGACAGCGCTCGAGATGGACTCGCTCGCCGGGACCCCGGTGACGGACCTCTTTGGTAAGATCGGAATGACGATTCAAACGGACGGCAGTGACGCACCGCGTTACATTGTCAAATACAAATCGTCACCAAACACATCAATTGGCAAGATGAACGCGATGAGCGACGTCTCGGCCGAGCGTATCGCCATCGGGAAACCGTCTGACTACTTCGCGCTCGTCGATGTGGAAGAAGCGTCGATGAAGATGCAGGCACAGGCGAAGTCGACGCTCGAGTCGGACCGTAACGTCGAGTATATCGAGCCGGTCCAGACGTATGAGTCGTTCGCGACCGACGTCAGCCTCGACTACCAGTGGGCGATCAACCAGAAGTCGATCCTCGAGCCGTTCGCGAATGCAGGGATCGGCCTCGATAAGTATGAGGCGTTGAACTTGCCGAAACGGTCGATCAAAGTGGCCGTCCTCGACACTGGGGTCGACCATCGTCTCCTTGACCTAAAAGGCAAGGTCGATGTCGCAAACGCGAAGAACTTCGTCGACCCGAACGGGGAAGGCGACGCGATCGATGACCACGGTCACGGGACACACGTCGCCGGCGTCATCGGCGCGACACGTGACAACGGCGTCTCGATGCGCGGAATCGTCCCGAACGTCTCGATTCTGCCGGTGAAAGTGCTCGATGCGGGCGGTTCTGGGGACACGGACCAAATCGCACTCGGAATCAAGTATGCGGTCGACGCAGGGGCGA encodes:
- a CDS encoding Ig-like domain-containing protein, which encodes MKQPKYAALFLATTLAFGGIVPSTAVNAETTEDVTAPDAPVLSAPLHTSNSLTITGEVAAKAEIMINSKTYVRTILEGGEAVFKMSPQSIGKVIDVRLVDASGNISETTRAIVAEDPEARPDAPVIKPLTETSREVRVLGEPGQYVELTIGDKTYKGKFDANGLYRRGIVAQPAYSWLSAKTVTTKGATSDMSKRSVYKDRYAPKPATLTKSVTASMRGVYGKAEPYSTAIVTIGSKTYTAPVMSHGGFIVPIPAQKMGQKMSLVIRDGAGNVSKPKAITVQHALYHNFHRVYIEGMKLTLHKEAFRSSGDTRYAETFAPAFLGHPSKSNLNFLLNYFAEDGEVAGFEKMTLRVGRATYSQNISEDDVTYEMYDDGSIEESFLFDPSTKLINFVDKYVRPENRIVVTIEGSEYDVEFKLAGAEKRAFIQSLQYAGY
- a CDS encoding S8 family peptidase, producing MKARFKQFVAMVTVLVLVLSFLPPALADSGNGMTNATLLTPGEAVEFTTDTEPVNTYWFKMERETSAMTHMEVTFESSKLANISVYPSADMAAKDETFDRYRASATKEEKEQTAKIDFPFAWEGPYYIKVEYMPMELGEEMMDMPTEEVPEGEEPPAPDLSMFASDIKLVVNPVKLPVKYEQVGGDMCAVESIVQPAPERDSMLKLIRRVQSEVLGTSQEGRDLSALYYRASPYIVKAITFDGEKRKAALTDLKTLRPLLTALVDKKAYTLKTQDASAINRLHALVDASVPTALQGEIGEIATALEMDSLAGTPVTDLFGKIGMTIQTDGSDAPRYIVKYKSSPNTSIGKMNAMSDVSAERIAIGKPSDYFALVDVEEASMKMQAQAKSTLESDRNVEYIEPVQTYESFATDVSLDYQWAINQKSILEPFANAGIGLDKYEALNLPKRSIKVAVLDTGVDHRLLDLKGKVDVANAKNFVDPNGEGDAIDDHGHGTHVAGVIGATRDNGVSMRGIVPNVSILPVKVLDAGGSGDTDQIALGIKYAVDAGAKVINMSLGGNESRTLGYMLKYAYDRGVVIVAATGNDAQSRVSYPASSKYTISVGATNAFGIVSDYSNYGVNVDVVAPGSKVASLVPDGNVVYMDGTSMATPHVAAAVALLKSYHPDLSVEEVRTLLQRTADPIAFSGGDAPYDPRMSDGFEYVLEELGMTLPAYYNPVSGFGKANVYRAESMLKLNASGAMAQDNSSTFKAKVASGTTVRVYKGEKLIGRGTSKQTVAAFSIQSQKAGTLLRVVYTNGKYETSERVVVKAGVRPGQPKVNTLRSFAKSVTGRGEAGMRVVVRNSKYQLLGRGTILSNGTFSVKTRALKKSETINVHIEDLKDRPGKMTKVTVR